The following are encoded together in the Coffea arabica cultivar ET-39 chromosome 1c, Coffea Arabica ET-39 HiFi, whole genome shotgun sequence genome:
- the LOC113725517 gene encoding UPF0481 protein At3g47200-like, giving the protein MEAKSSKFTNGKNKSVQITQSVFPLIKEAGGKAHAVISIDPVMQEPLPRRKWPICRIPLHVREDNEKAYAPRLVSIGPLHHKRPGLEFMQAQKLRLFDSLLERGRHHGIYVLNVLSDAMKELEAETRECYAEDLTHIDSDSFTKMMLVDGCFVIELLRLGGKSYQGKLADDPIFATRWMPSNLGLDLLLIENQLPLFVLQRLFDLTRLGDEKDSLNKLALQFFESLRPGKDAITSETTDHADRKYTHLLALFHASFAPTETYCSTTQARRSCTYNTYSGKGWIYSAKSLSLCGLTFKKKSGNMLDLEFEDRVLKISQLFIDDNTGIVLRNLMAHEQGDRGSAPYFTSLVVFLGNLLCSRDDARVLMKAGIIRQPENDEEK; this is encoded by the exons ATGGAAGCAAAAAGTTCCAAGTTCACCAATGGCAAAAATAAGTCAGTACAAATAACTCAATCAGTGTTTCCGCTTATCAAAGAAGCAGGTGGCAAAGCTCATGCTGTAATCAGCATTGATCCTGTCATGCAAGAGCCTCTTCCTCGCAGAAAATGGCCTATCTGCAGGATCCCATTGCACGTTCGCGAAGATAACGAGAAAGCTTATGCTCCCAGATTAGTCTCCATTGGCCCACTTCATCACAAGAGGCCTGGTTTAGAGTTTATGCAAGCTCAAAAGTTGAGACTTTTTGATTCCCTTTTGGAAAGAGGCAGACATCATGGTATTTATGTACTCAATGTTCTCAGTGATGCTATGAAAGAATTGGAAGCAGAAACAAGAGAATGCTATGCAGAGGACTTAACACACATTGACAGTGATAGCTTCACAAAAATGATGCTAGTTGATGGTTGCTTTGTGATAGAGCTCTTGCGCCTCGGTGGAAAAAGTTACCAG GGAAAGCTGGCAGATGATCCCATCTTTGCTACTCGTTGGATGCCATCCAATCTTGGTCTTGATCTCCTGCTGATTGAAAATCAACTTCCTCTATTTGTACTCCAAAGGCTTTTTGATCTTACCAGGTTGGGTgatgaaaaagattctctcaacAAGCTCGCTCTCCAATTTTTCGAGTCGCTCAGGCCAGGGAAAGATGCCATTACCAGCGAAACAACTGATCATGCAGACAGGAAATACACACATTTACTTGCTCTCTTTCATGCTAGCTTTGCTCCAACTGAAACTTACTGTTCTACTACCCAAGCAAGAAGGTCCTGTACGTATAATACATATAGTGGGAAAGGCTGGATCTACAGCGCTAAATCACTCAGCCTTTGTGGGCTGACATTCAAGAAAAAGTCCGGTAACAtgttagatttggaattcgagGACAGAGTGCTGAAGATTTCCCAATTGTTCATTGATGATAACACAGGCATTGTGTTGAGAAATTTGATGGCTCATGAGCAGGGTGATAGAGGTTCTGCACCATATTTTACGTCCCTAGTAGTTTTCCTCGGCAATCTGCTGTGCTCAAGAGATGATGCTAGAGTTCTGATGAAAGCAGGGATCATCAGACAACCAGAGAATGATGAAGAAAAGTAG
- the LOC140035152 gene encoding putative late blight resistance protein homolog R1B-23, which yields MASDIIATVLLDLELLVKDFGVEYFRVLDLKAELRLLRTLFWCAREWNYDLYSKPGNNNNLASFLTSLEPAVEEKILDLYNDCLSEERFRELGLNSHLIGLKQEQFFPSEQGTYSYGRSCMGEEVFSYDQGFMGMGSDASFNLLKGKDKYSYGLGGEEVWTFDWESKFDHKVGEIRTTCIYNSKQEISRSYINLLDYYNSLQNHSSWGPNIMEFIDFLLVNIEDVQTWVRVDDQDVRDLLEALKEKVAFSKNFIRFAEWRGFEYGQLEVLFMRLQVVAIDAAARVFHMWAFYPYDYKEARDNKMRLIFSELLQKMEAVDPQIRETYIQVLLSGSPHARTLEIEEHILGDFVDSLLYRIWEGLTHSITCVVSLEDQMPILYEGLRFLRTILKKYFEKLPNKVKDLIRAAVSEAGIVICSLFVQGLKEGLAKEMDSALVNLLGKIKLIKVVTSALIFPKTDELGFMNFFLQNLKDLPSCKVDSNVFASNEIQTVLDDLISLRSLLENNLEERNQDEKLQALSRHAVEVAYKAQLMIQSLVVGNDPDYSPMIFGPLTEEINFIKMEALKLGDNRCSMASQKPIRSSDALPSQGRTPAINKAVVSLNDEAKKIIDQLVRGSKQLGIISVVGMPGLGKTTLARSVFNDPSVTRTFHSHAWCIVSQVYTKKDLVLQILGWIVPELSDQYLNKSEVDLEEELKKRLMKNKYLIVLDDVWDADAWSGLERSLPNDANGSRILLTSRHPEVAKKINPNCEPHPLRQLTDDESWELLQKRLSCRDSYDEKLGREIAKNCKGLPLTVVIVAGILSNSGQDGWEEIAGRLSLNTLPITEQCMDIIKLSYRNLPDYLKPSFLYFGAFPVGQEIPFGKLMRLWIAEGFVQKSDGKSLEDVAGDYVNDLIGRSLVMISKERSLGGIKSCRVHDLLHEFCVVTAKKEKFLSLVSGYDELLTFNGQCNQQRLCVYSLQEHFERSRIFCPSGNLLGIATGPWQCSF from the exons ATGGCCTCTGATATCATAGCTACAGTCTTGCTTGATCTAGAGTTGCTGGTGAAAGATTTTGGTGTAGAATATTTCAGGGTGTTGGACCTGAAGGCGGAGTTGAGACTTCTGAGGACCCTCTTTTGGTGTGCAAGAGAGTGGAACTACGATCTGTATTCCAAACCTGGTAACAACAATAATCTGGCATCTTTCTTGACTAGCCTTGAACCTGCAGTAGAGGAAAAGATTCTGGACTTGTATAATGATTGTCTTAGTGAAGAAAGATTCCGCGAACTGGGTTTGAATTCCCATTTGATCGGCCTGAAACAGGAACAGTTCTTCCCCTCGGAACAGGGAACGTACTCGTATGGTCGTTCTTGTATGGGAGAAGAAGTATTCAGCTATGATCAGGGTTTCATGGGGATGGGCAGCGATGCCTCTTTCAATCTCTTGAAGGGAAAAGATAAGTACTCTTATGGTCTCGGAGGAGAGGAGGTCTGGACTTTCGATTGGGAGTCCAAGTTTGATCACAAGGTTGGCGAAATAAGAACCACTTGCATCTACAATTCGAAGCAAGAAATCAGCCGATCCTATATCAATTTGTTGGATTACTACAATTCATTGCAAAACCATTCCAGCTGGGGCCCAAATATTATGGAATTCATCGACTTCCTGCTAGTGAATATAGAGGATGTCCAAACTTGGGTAAGAGTTGATGATCAAGATGTGCGAGATTTACTCGAAGCCCTCAAAGAGAAGGTGGCTTTCTCGAAGAACTTCATTCGCTTTGCAGAATGGCGAGGCTTTGAGTATGGGCAGTTGGAAGTTCTCTTCATGCGTTTACAAGTTGTGGCTATCGATGCAGCAGCAAGAGTCTTCCACATGTGGGCATTTTACCCATATGATTATAAAGAAGCACGGGATAATAAAATGCGGTTGATCTTTTCTGAGCTGCTACAAAAGATGGAGGCTGTTGATCCACAAATCCGTGagacatacatccaagtcttgCTATCTGGATCGCCACATGCTCGAACATTGGAGATAGAAGAGCATATACTAGGGGATTTTGTTGATTCTCTCCTATATCGGATTTGGGAAGGACTGACGCACAGTATTACTTGTGTGGTTTCTTTGGAGGATCAAATGCCAATTCTCTATGAGGGGCTCAGATTCTTGAGAACCATTCTCAAGAAGTACTTTGAGAAGTTGCCTAACAAAGTTAAGGATCTCATTCGAGCTGCTGTCAGTGAGGCAGGGATCGTAATTTGCTCACTATTTGTGCAAGGATTGAAAGAAGGATTGGCCAAGGAAATGGATTCTGCACTTGTCAACCTGCTGGGAAAGATTAAGCTTATCAAGGTAGTAACATCAGCACTTATCTTTCCTAAGACTGATGAGCTTGGCTTTATGAACTTTTTTCTACAAAATCTCAAAGATTTGCCAAGTTGTAAGGTTGATTCAAATGTTTTTGCAAGCAATGAAATTCAGACAGTACTAGATGATCTTATATCCTTGAGATCCTTGTTGGAGAATAATCTGGAAGAACGTAATCAGGATGAAAAGCTTCAAGCTCTTTCCCGTCATGCTGTAGAGGTGGCGTACAAAGCACAACTTATGATTCAATCCTTAGTGGTCGGAAATGATCCTGATTATTCTCCAATGATATTTGGTCCACTCACAgaagaaattaattttattaagaTGGAGGCCTTGAAGCTTGGTGACAATAGGTGTAGCATGGCATCCCAAAAACCTATCAGGTCTTCCGATGCTTTGCCATCACAGGGTAGAACACCAGCAATCAACAAAGCTGTGGTGAGTTTGAATGATGAGGCAAAGAAGATAATTGATCAACTTGTAAGAGGATCAAAACAGTTGGGTATCATTTCTGTTGTAGGTATGCCAGGACTAGGTAAGACTACTTTGGCCAGAAGTGTTTTTAATGATCCTTCAGTTACACGCACATTTCATAGTCATGCATGGTGCATTGTTTCTCAAGTATATACAAAGAAAGATTTGGTTCTTCAGATTTTGGGATGGATTGTTCCTGAACTTTCTGATCAATATCTGAACAAGAGTGAAGTCGATTTGGAGGAAGAGCTCAAAAAgcgtttaatgaaaaataagtATCTCATTGTTTTGGATGATGTCTGGGATGCTGACGCATGGAGTGGGTTGGAAAGATCGCTGCCCAATGATGCCAATGGAAGCAGGATCCTCTTAACAAGTAGACATCCTGAAGTAGCCAAAAAAATTAATCCTAACTGTGAGCCTCACCCCCTTCGCCAACTCACTGATGATGAGAGCTGGGAACTGTTACAAAAGAGGCTATCTTGCAGGGATAGCTATGATGAGAAACTAGGGAGGGAAATAGCAAAAAATTGTAAGGGATTACCCCTCACAGTAGTCATCGTAGCTGGAATTCTTTCAAATTCAGGGCAGGATGGTTGGGAAGAGATTGCAGGAAGGCTAAGCTTAAATACTCTTCCTATCACAGAACAGTGCATGGACATAATAAAGTTGAGTTACAGAAACTTACCTGATTATCTGAAACCATCCTTTCTTTACTTCGGTGCATTTCCAGTAGGCCAAGAGATTCCTTTTGGGAAGCTGATGAGATTATGGATCGCCGAAGGATTTGTTCAAAAAAGTGATGGAAAGAGCTTAGAAGATGTGGCCGGGGACTACGTCAATGATCTGATTGGCAGAAGCTTGGTTATGATCTCCAAAGAAAGATCCTTAGGAGGCATTAAATCCTGTCGTGTTCATGATCTGTTGCATGAGTTTTGTGTGGTAACAGCCAAAAAGGAGAAATTTTTGTCTTTGGTAAGTGGGTATGATGAGCTTCTCACCTTCAATGGGCAGTGTAATCAGCAACGGTTGTGCGTGTATTCTCTCCAAGAACATTTTGAGAGGTCAAGGATATTTTGTCCCAGT GGAAATCTACTGGGGATTGCAACAGGACCGTGGCAGTGCAGTTTTTGA
- the LOC113741714 gene encoding uncharacterized protein translates to MAFSSTCVDSILLNLEIFFAKMDVQELLDNNAEIDAFDQLLEIEDNLEVLKLELRLVRTIFICARILWSNPEPAEKIIDREVRLGSFLFSLQDSVQKNAMESHSLSLRLEEDAFSLLSDAFKLVQDCQNNIYSFKQDFDKFYITLLGCLSQSSSAALRDHELMEFMDSLLENLVNILLQDDCYGDVQLLIHALQEKIKFLKSFIVFAIYRGVEERQLADVLAHSQVVAVNAAYLSCLCWFDKAEEEVHDKVKLKISDLLDGIKPIDPRAHEIYIQVLTAPGLSGSPPTLNLVTISSVLGDFIDSLLGNIWDLLHCGRSFMVSMKILYEGLRFLRTILKNQQVKFDELDEQMIDLIVVVVNEAGIIICSLFPNHIAKGMDLAVTEFLEKITLVKADLAPIYPRTSIFSFPSTRELDFIDLLLENLKGLANNIVYSVSLTKDRVQEVEEDLEFLKSRFENVAKYYNQHEKPQVLWSSIIEVTIRAEFVIHSLRGGDLSDSCCIPFNTIAEDIKLIKAEVLEIDDQEQGFISKKAVKISSSVP, encoded by the coding sequence ATGGCCTTCTCCTCCACTTGTGTTGATTCGATCTTACTCAATCTGGAGATTTTTTTTGCTAAAATGGATGTTCAGGAGTTGCTGGATAACAATGCAGAAATCGATGCATTCGACCAGCTATTGGAGATAGAAGATAATTTGGAAGTCCTGAAGCTGGAGTTGAGACTTGTCAGAACAATTTTTATCTGTGCCAGAATATTATGGAGCAATCCAGAACCTGCAGAGAAGATTATTGATCGTGAGGTACGTCTGGGATCTTTCTTGTTTAGCCTCCAAGATTCTGTTCAAAAAAATGCTATGGAGTCGCACTCTCTTTCCCTTAGACTGGAAGAGGATGCATTCTCATTACTTAGTGATGCCTTTAAGTTGGTCCAGGATTGTCAAAATAACATCTATTCTTTTAAACAAGATTTTGACAAATTCTACATCACTTTGTTGGGTTGCTTATCGCAATCCAGCTCGGCTGCTTTAAGAGATCATGAACTCATGGAATTTATGGATTCCCTGTTAGAGAATCTAGTCAATATTCTCTTACAGGATGATTGTTATGGAGATGTGCAGCTACTAATTCATGCTCTTCAAGAAAAGATAAAGTTCTTGAAAAGTTTTATTGTCTTTGCCATTTATCGAGGGGTTGAGGAAAGGCAGTTGGCAGATGTCTTGGCTCACTCTCAAGTTGTAGCTGTCAATGCAGCATACCTCTCTTGCCTGTGTTGGTTTGACAAGGCTGAAGAAGAAGTCCATGATAAAGTGAAGTTGAAGATTTCTGACCTCTTGGATGGGATCAAGCCCATTGATCCCAGAGCCCATGAGATTTATATCCAAGTCCTGACTGCTCCAGGATTATCAGGATCACCGCCCACTCTGAATTTGGTGACAATCAGCAGTGTATTGGGGGACTTTATTGATTCTCTCCTGGGAAATATTTGGGACCTACTACACTGCGGTAGGAGTTTTATGGTTTCCATGAAGATACTTTATGAGGGACTACGATTCTTGAGAACCATTCTCAAGAATCAGCAGGTGAAGTTCGATGAGTTGGATGAACAAATGATCGATCTTATCGTAGTTGTTGTCAATGAGGCAGGGATTATAATTTGCTCTCTTTTTCCAAACCACATAGCCAAGGGAATGGATCTGGCAGTCACTGAATTTTTGGAAAAGATCACACTTGTTAAGGCAGACTTAGCCCCCATCTATCCTAGAACATCAATATTCAGCTTTCCAAGTACCAGAGAACTGGACTTCATTGATCTTCTCCTAGAGAATCTAAAGGGACTGGCAAACAATATAGTCTATTCAGTTTCTCTTACAAAGGATAGAGTTCAAGAAGTGGAAGAAGATCTTGAATTCTTAAAATCTCGCTTTGAGAATGTTGCGAAGTATTACAACCAGCATGAAAAGCCCCAAGTTCTTTGGAGTAGCATTATAGAAGTGACAATCAGGGCAGAGTTTGTCATTCATTCCTTGAGAGGAGGAGATCTATCTGATTCTTGTTGCATTCCTTTTAACACCATCGCAGAAGATATTAAGCTTATCAAGGCTGAGGTCTTAGAGATTGATGACCAAGAACAAGGCTTCATATCCAAGAAAGCTGTCAAGATTTCGAGTTCTGTGCCATGA